In Gimesia benthica, a single window of DNA contains:
- a CDS encoding serine/threonine-protein kinase, whose product MAKRNKDTPEKKKRQSARVPKLDSLGKYQIEKEIGAGGMGAVFLARDTTLNRLAALKILPRDKAENPVLVKRFKAEGQAAAHLRHENIVSVYDAGEEDGYLYIALEYVEGTDLHNMISKRTRLPVRRSLEIITQVTEALSHAYQQGIVHRDIKPANILIRQDGVVKLTDLGLARSIDDNTETSITRAGTTVGTVDYMAPEQARDSKAADIRSDIYSLGCTWYHMLTGRAPFSEGSLTNKLAAHATTPPPDPRELNERVPEGIVAIIHRMMAKSKNDRYQTPEELLEDLKDPNLKRSNVDNNVLEALASDESDGEHPTREVDIILPADSSDFQINQFIPDYNSQPDEDDDDHADADGGNRLSTSFDLQQLAGEVELESEVTVPGLKRSPKSTPEKKNEKKNEKKNEKKNEKKNEKKNEKKNEKKSSRSKSGPQKTVDRSRTRQPVDEPEEGSVISDSAMKTRKANRTRKSEPDSSQGKRSRPAAAGKKQARPQPTKRSSGGRKSVRETSPVMNGDADASESEISLDYRQIGLVLGGLLLVIMLIWWAVSSMGSGSAPQQGPGSNPFDPNAEAPAPAESTAVAAADEPKADAEAEKETEKTSTEVTKTEEKFAGSRWEEAAVRGQEKQYLPSWGKGFSALTGANASQPEAQLPLLKVAHGSSAQGIYSSLDDALAEVANRGAVIRLYGPGPFSMSPQRLAGISQLIILAADSSQKQPTVILTPEGGSDSQTISDYLSFSGGLLRFQGIHFLCDAGRLTGNGDCNLLALNQSDLTIQECSFSLTGTGTREFRLINSTGVPRTETDRPEGESRILLENCVVTGRKLEVVRVDQPYSDVMLSNCYFSVTEAPCLELAALNPNLNISSLLQARKVPRTLRVFSSTLVSDQSIFELIGPVAKQAPPAAENQETLKTQTDLIVINSVLVGDPQAKQAAMLTLVDWPQDKLRQQSKSRFKDLDLQLESVMFWGWPLYLRSTEPGSPQSTFEIDAHRTWQQSWGKPVAVESFDADLPSKYAALRKPAFDSSLLNFSKVKNVYSVSSGGIVPGCDPNRLATLSDGEQERIQAYVSQPQIGKAIAGKFAKSKTVSFDMSKGNLSDFLNSAAVSGPTRVNVTGQGVCYTAPIELENKQVQLNFDTPSGAAPLIVELKLLPSTGKTRSRDSRSAGVDSFIALKNSTLAIHGGKFRISADRKGVVPRAFVSLQNSQLALEDSALDALLLNDKRFQSVVQVGGGTGSQPNQVLLSRTYLSTSGTVVNSEATQLDLEVSGSLLLSQNDLFALAVKPSSSPRVRVSLNQSTLAPRDSVLAFKESDGSQSTGTAARVLAEECLFLPVPAASGGRSDSSRSASLLRLPQGLQKQVQWWGSANGYMVERLQALGESGSLSAGAGGDFEQTLAQVFGDQADQHALAMPGGVLLQEQKLPPLTKIQPVHFRLLPACKAATWSDLKQPLGADPVALQAMLEGNPQDRAKAARKKRSF is encoded by the coding sequence ATGGCCAAGCGGAATAAAGATACTCCTGAAAAGAAAAAACGCCAGTCCGCGCGCGTGCCCAAGCTGGATTCGCTGGGGAAATATCAGATCGAGAAAGAGATTGGTGCCGGTGGCATGGGGGCTGTCTTTCTCGCTCGTGACACGACGCTGAATCGACTGGCGGCTCTTAAAATTCTGCCCCGCGACAAGGCGGAAAACCCGGTTCTGGTCAAACGATTCAAGGCTGAGGGACAGGCGGCTGCTCACCTGCGGCATGAGAATATCGTCTCCGTCTACGATGCGGGCGAAGAAGACGGTTATCTCTACATTGCCCTCGAGTATGTCGAAGGGACTGACCTGCATAACATGATCAGCAAGCGGACCCGACTACCTGTTCGGCGTTCGCTGGAGATTATCACGCAGGTGACAGAAGCCCTCTCGCACGCCTATCAGCAGGGAATCGTCCACCGTGATATCAAGCCGGCCAACATCCTGATTCGCCAGGATGGGGTCGTCAAGCTGACCGACCTGGGGCTGGCCCGTTCGATTGATGACAACACCGAAACCAGCATTACCCGGGCCGGTACGACTGTGGGAACGGTCGACTATATGGCTCCCGAGCAGGCACGGGACAGTAAAGCGGCTGATATTCGCAGCGATATCTATTCGCTGGGCTGCACCTGGTATCACATGCTGACCGGACGGGCCCCCTTCTCCGAGGGAAGCCTGACCAATAAACTGGCCGCACATGCTACTACTCCCCCTCCCGACCCGCGGGAATTGAATGAACGCGTGCCCGAAGGGATCGTGGCGATCATTCACCGGATGATGGCCAAGTCCAAGAACGACCGCTACCAGACGCCGGAAGAACTGCTGGAAGATCTGAAGGACCCAAATCTGAAGCGTTCCAATGTCGACAATAATGTGCTGGAAGCACTGGCCTCAGATGAATCGGATGGGGAGCATCCGACGCGTGAGGTCGATATTATTCTCCCGGCTGACAGCAGCGATTTTCAGATTAATCAGTTCATTCCCGATTACAACAGCCAGCCGGATGAGGACGACGACGATCATGCAGATGCAGATGGCGGGAACCGTCTGAGTACCAGCTTTGATCTGCAGCAACTGGCGGGAGAAGTGGAACTGGAGTCTGAAGTCACGGTGCCTGGGCTGAAGCGTTCCCCCAAGTCGACGCCTGAGAAGAAAAACGAGAAGAAAAACGAGAAGAAAAACGAGAAGAAAAACGAGAAGAAAAACGAGAAGAAAAACGAGAAGAAAAACGAGAAGAAATCATCCCGCTCGAAATCGGGACCACAAAAAACAGTCGACCGTTCGCGTACCCGGCAGCCGGTTGACGAACCGGAAGAAGGCTCCGTGATCTCCGATTCCGCGATGAAGACGCGGAAGGCGAACCGTACTCGCAAAAGTGAGCCGGACTCTTCGCAGGGTAAGCGGAGCCGACCTGCTGCAGCGGGTAAAAAACAGGCTCGGCCTCAACCGACGAAACGCAGCAGCGGGGGCCGCAAATCGGTCCGGGAAACGTCGCCGGTCATGAACGGCGACGCCGATGCGAGCGAGAGTGAGATTTCACTCGACTACCGGCAGATTGGTCTGGTGCTGGGCGGGTTACTGCTGGTCATCATGCTGATCTGGTGGGCTGTGAGCAGTATGGGGTCTGGTTCCGCACCGCAACAGGGACCGGGCAGTAACCCATTCGATCCGAATGCCGAGGCGCCCGCGCCGGCCGAAAGCACTGCGGTCGCCGCTGCGGATGAGCCAAAAGCAGATGCGGAAGCGGAAAAGGAAACGGAAAAGACCAGTACCGAAGTCACAAAAACTGAGGAAAAGTTTGCTGGTTCCCGATGGGAAGAGGCGGCTGTGCGGGGGCAGGAAAAACAGTATCTACCCTCGTGGGGGAAAGGCTTTTCGGCGCTGACGGGGGCGAATGCCAGCCAGCCGGAAGCTCAGCTGCCCCTGCTTAAAGTCGCCCATGGATCTTCGGCGCAGGGAATCTACTCCAGCCTGGATGACGCTTTGGCGGAGGTGGCCAACCGTGGGGCAGTCATTCGTCTGTACGGTCCCGGTCCGTTCTCAATGAGTCCTCAGCGACTCGCAGGAATTTCGCAATTGATCATCCTGGCTGCGGATTCCAGCCAGAAACAGCCGACGGTGATCCTGACTCCGGAGGGCGGTTCTGATTCGCAGACGATCTCTGATTACCTGAGTTTTTCCGGAGGGCTGCTGCGGTTCCAGGGAATTCATTTCCTGTGTGACGCGGGCCGTCTGACTGGTAATGGCGACTGTAACCTGCTGGCTCTAAACCAGAGTGATCTGACCATTCAGGAATGTTCCTTTTCACTGACAGGAACCGGGACACGTGAGTTTCGACTGATCAATTCTACCGGAGTCCCCCGCACCGAGACCGATCGGCCCGAGGGGGAGTCGCGGATTCTGCTGGAGAACTGTGTCGTTACCGGCAGAAAGCTGGAAGTGGTGCGAGTGGATCAGCCCTACTCCGATGTGATGCTTTCCAACTGTTATTTTTCTGTGACCGAAGCCCCCTGCCTGGAGCTGGCGGCGCTGAATCCCAATCTGAATATCAGCAGTCTGCTGCAGGCGCGGAAGGTTCCCCGCACGCTGCGTGTGTTTTCCAGTACACTCGTCTCTGATCAATCGATCTTTGAGCTGATCGGGCCGGTGGCAAAACAGGCCCCACCTGCTGCCGAGAACCAGGAGACTCTGAAGACGCAGACCGACCTGATCGTGATCAATTCGGTACTCGTGGGAGATCCGCAGGCAAAACAGGCCGCGATGCTGACGCTCGTCGACTGGCCGCAGGATAAACTGCGCCAGCAGAGTAAGAGTCGCTTCAAGGACCTGGATCTGCAGCTGGAGAGCGTCATGTTCTGGGGTTGGCCGTTGTATCTGAGATCGACCGAACCTGGCAGTCCGCAGAGTACATTTGAGATTGATGCCCATCGAACCTGGCAGCAAAGTTGGGGGAAGCCGGTGGCGGTTGAGTCTTTCGATGCTGATTTACCATCTAAGTACGCTGCACTGCGGAAGCCGGCCTTTGACAGCAGCCTGCTCAATTTTTCCAAAGTCAAAAATGTCTATAGTGTTTCTTCAGGCGGGATAGTACCTGGCTGCGATCCGAACCGTCTGGCGACGCTTTCTGACGGCGAGCAGGAGCGGATTCAGGCCTACGTGAGCCAGCCTCAGATCGGAAAAGCAATCGCCGGCAAGTTCGCAAAATCGAAGACGGTTTCCTTCGATATGTCGAAAGGAAATCTGAGCGACTTTCTCAACAGCGCTGCTGTTTCAGGACCCACCCGGGTGAATGTGACCGGACAGGGCGTCTGTTATACGGCTCCCATCGAGCTGGAAAACAAACAGGTGCAGTTGAATTTCGACACGCCCTCTGGTGCGGCTCCTTTGATTGTGGAACTGAAGCTGCTGCCCTCCACAGGAAAGACGCGGTCACGTGATTCCCGCAGTGCGGGAGTGGACTCCTTTATTGCCCTGAAGAATTCTACCTTGGCGATTCACGGCGGGAAATTTCGGATTTCGGCCGACCGGAAAGGTGTGGTTCCCCGGGCTTTCGTTTCGCTGCAGAACAGTCAGCTGGCACTTGAAGATTCTGCCCTGGATGCTCTGCTGCTCAACGACAAACGCTTTCAGTCCGTTGTGCAGGTTGGCGGGGGAACGGGAAGTCAACCAAACCAGGTGCTGTTGAGCCGCACCTATCTATCGACTTCGGGAACGGTTGTCAATTCAGAGGCGACGCAGCTGGACCTGGAAGTCTCCGGAAGTCTATTATTGAGCCAGAATGATCTGTTTGCGTTAGCGGTGAAGCCGTCGTCGAGTCCGCGGGTTCGGGTTTCTCTGAATCAGAGTACCCTGGCGCCTCGCGATTCGGTGCTGGCTTTTAAGGAAAGCGACGGTTCTCAATCTACGGGAACTGCTGCCCGGGTGCTGGCGGAAGAATGTCTGTTTCTACCTGTTCCAGCCGCGTCAGGCGGTCGCTCTGATTCTTCCCGTTCCGCTTCCCTGCTTCGGCTCCCACAGGGGCTGCAGAAGCAGGTACAGTGGTGGGGTTCGGCTAATGGGTATATGGTAGAGCGGTTGCAGGCACTCGGGGAATCCGGTTCGCTGTCTGCGGGGGCTGGCGGCGATTTTGAACAGACGCTCGCCCAGGTCTTCGGTGATCAGGCAGATCAACATGCACTGGCGATGCCGGGCGGGGTTCTGCTGCAGGAACAGAAACTGCCTCCCCTGACGAAGATTCAGCCGGTTCACTTTCGGCTGCTCCCTGCCTGTAAGGCGGCGACCTGGTCAGACCTCAAGCAACCGCTGGGGGCTGATCCCGTTGCACTGCAGGCGATGCTGGAAGGCAATCCGCAGGACCGGGCAAAAGCGGCCCGCAAGAAACGCTCGTTCTAA